DNA sequence from the Falco biarmicus isolate bFalBia1 chromosome 5, bFalBia1.pri, whole genome shotgun sequence genome:
gaaaaatgaaaataaagtagaaaatatACCTGTATGTGACAATGTCATACATCCGACATGCTCCTTCTCCACCACAAGTCATACTACCCCATTTCAAGCAAGTGGTATCTATCAAAGCTCCAAAATAAATGGGAGATGGAATTCCAGCTAAAAATAATATTAGCAACATTTTTTTGAATAGCATATTTCTTCTAATTAGCAGATACACTGTAGAACCAATGTTGTTTCTCACCTACTCCATCTGTCCTGTCCTCTTTCCGCATGAACCATATTCTGTTTCTTatgtttctctcttcttccttaaTCCAGCTACCCtcaatcaaatactttctttcctgtttaaCAGTATATACTTGCTACAATATGGACTGTGATTCCTATTCAAAAGTCAACGTTTTCTCTCATCAGAGTGATTTATGTGTTCAATAAACATATAACAAGAGTGAAGGAATGTAAAGTGGCTTTCAGATGAGCAGCAGATGTAGTCAGCCTACTACCcagtataaataaatgcaaactgaaaGCTGTTCCAATTTTCCATGCCGTCTAGATCtgcacaaaaccccaaattctTCCTGATCAAAGGCGCTCCAGAGAAGTAGACTCTTGTGCCATGCCCATAGCTCTGATATGATCCTTATCTAGCTCTAGATCAGACCTAACTATGCTTCTGAAGTGCGTTAGAGCTTTTCTTACCAAATACTCTTGAAGCTAGTCCATGGATACCCACTCCAAATGacttttcttcaggctttagAGATCTGTATGATAATTAAATTGTACACCAATTAGTGGTGGTGACATTAATAAGAAATGTTTAcctctgggttttttaatcaAACTCTTCACCACATTAAGTCCAAACCATTCTAATTAGAGCATTGGTTGAAAGAGTTCATTATCCTCATTAGGTGACGTTTATTGAAGTTCCTGAACTAGAACTGCCAaatcacaaaaggaaaagctgttggCCTGGTATCATCCACTTGGACTGAGGCCAGCGCAAAGTGCAAGGTAGTTGTGTCATAATCAACATCACATTGATGTGATCAATACACACATGGGTATCACACACCTCTCGCTATCTCAGCGCACTGACTCAGTGGGCCTACATTAACTCAGGATACAGCTGATAGCCAGAAGCAACAACCGGCTATAAAGCTGACACGATACTTAACCTtaacacagagcagaaatgacataacagctttctgtgcttcctCCCTTCACAGGCAAactaacacatttttaattcctgGGGGTGTTTAAcctcagcataaaaaaatacagtaggtTTCTTAAGATAAGGACATTTTACTGTACCTTATTAAGACCATGTACCCAGGCATGGCTgctaaggaaaaaatgaagctgCAGACTAATGACAATACTAAAAAATAACGAAGCATCTTGTCACAGTTTTCTTCTCCATCACACTGGCCCAGAATCGCAGAGACATTTTGAGATGAAAGCCCTGTGGCTGCAACACAGGTGCAGTTTTCAAATACCTGTCAAAAGAGTATTTTAATCACACAGATTGTCAAAATTCACGCACTTACTGTAAAACTTGCATGGTTGGCGCCTAGCCCACTCTCTCTTGCACTTGAGTATGTTACACATGTGCAGCATTGCATGGTGGCTTCTCTCCCTGTCTGCCAGGCATAGATCCAACCATCATCTGTATGTGGTGTATGTGGTTAGAAAGCAGGAGGGAGCTATGGTCCTCCTATGCAGTGGCGACTATGCTTCCTCAAGGAGGCCATGATCAAGAGAGCCCTTATATTTCCCAGCAGAGTCTGGTTATGTAGTCCATCCAGTGCCAACAGATCTGACCCTCTTTTTCATAACCTAGTGTGTGGTCTTTCATATGCCAAAAGACAAGCCAGAGATGTTTGATTGAGGCTGTGTTGCACTATTCTTGCTTCTACTGAAAACACTGAGATTATTGCCAGAATGAGGGTTCTCAAATGTCAGCCAAGGTGAGCAAGGGCATCAGTGTCTGGCCCTTACTATCATCTAAtacttttctaaaatatttgtgaagtgCAGAGGCTTTCTAAAAGCTGTAtgattttgggttttattgAGCTCATTTTTCAATTGTTTTCAATCTGATTAGAATTTATAgtttttttatggaaaatacattattaattaAGATAATAAACGTTCTATAATACCTGGTTACTTGCTTACATCTACAGGATAAAAGATTATTAATTCCATGCTATGGAATTTTACCTTGGCTGAAATATTCTTGGGCACTCAGGTTTCCAGCAGGCAATACCCTGACAATAATTTCTCACTCCATTTTGAGCATTTAAGATTCTTTCAATTATTAGAAGAAAAGGAGATTCCTTCATTATATTCTTTAATTTACACTGATGTTCATATTCAGTTTGGAATTTCTGTTGCCGCTCAATGGATTTGTCCAACACAATAATCACCCTATATATCCAACCAAATGTACATGTATGGATATTTCCCACCCTATATTGATATGGATGTTTCTCACCTACTATATTTCATAGTTACAGCACAATAAAAAGTATGCTTTACCACACTTTTTCCAGTTCCTCCTGAGGCTTTACACCCAGCAAGACAAGGTGATACATAAGTGATTCCATTGTTCCCACAAACAGGGTCCCATACTTTAAGTGGGCAATCACAATCCCTGTTGCAGCCAGCAAGCAGAGTATTTTCTGCATATGAAACTTGTTCtattctgaaatacatttagaagatgaataaatatttcagtaatgaAATACCTACAGTAACCTTTTGCAATTCTTAAGATTCTATTCTAGCTCAAGTGTTGATCCAGGACACAATCCTACATGTTCCTGCCCTGGAGTCATGCCTTTCTGTATCTTTCTATATAAATATCATCAATTCATAGATAGGTATGCATACCCTAcagcatttttctcatttatggCATGTATGTTCTTGCTTGTTTATAAGTGTTACATACGTACCTACATGTGCCTTTTACAGACACACAACCCTTCCCGATGATTAATAGTAGGCTTCAAATCAAGAAACTGCAGATAAAATATCCTCTGATAACTCAATAGCAATCAGATTCCAGTAAATCAACATAAGATAAAGGTAGGGGATTGtccatttttattctgaaactGCATTCATGTATGCCTAATTCAATTgacaactttttattttcacctgCAGTTACATGACTTGAATGTATAATTATATTAGTAAAAGAATTAATATGGACATGCAATTGCACAAGTCTTGATGTGGATAtctttttaaatgcactttaCTGTTTAAAACAGGTATAACAGAAGATAGACCTACTGTCTCATGCAAGTGAAAGGCCTTGAGAATTTAGACAATGAATCTAAAATGTTGCAAAGCTGTGGAGTCCCTGGCTGATTCTTGACAAGAAAAATCATTCCAGTGCCCTAAGACATAAGTTCTCTTGTGTTTTAAAGAACGTACCCTTCATAGGAAACTGTTAGGCCAGCAACTGGTGAAGTATCACAGACAGTCCAATAGGCAGCAAAGTAGAGAAGGTATTCCAGTAAAGATACCCAAAATGCTATGTTCGCAGCCTGATAGATATTTATCTTGAATTTCTTCATGAATAAGCCTCCAAAAAAATACCCGACGCATATAACTGGTAAGTTGTAAACACCTATTTAAACAAGTGAAACTTCCATGTTAAAATAAAGGAGACCGTCAAAGCTACTTATAAAGGAAGACTGTGCTTAGTGAAGACATAGACTGTCTGTGTATACCGAATAATTAAAGTACAGTCAGAAATAGGTCTCTACTGGTTCCCTTGCATACCCAAAACATCTGCCAAAGTCAACAGCAGTTGGGAACTGCTTGGAGAGTGAGCTAGAGGGTAggactgaaatactgaaatgacTGATTGGAAAATTGCAATCTGGAGCTGCAGTCTAgttccaagacaaaaaaaaaaaaaaaataggcaggTTTTCAATACAGCCTCCCTAGCTGAGAGGAACTCAACAGGAAGATAGGCTAGGTGGAACACATCTTGGTGCACCCTGGCCATCACAGAAAGGAGGAACAGACTTTCAGTTTTGATATGGGATTACTGAACATGTTCTCATGTCTCatgcttttgctgtttggtACTTTAATGAAGCAAAGATTGACTGAAAGACATTTAGGAAGATGTGTGTTTTATACAACCATCACATGGCGTGGTTGGCTTTGCTTACAGCAATGTTGGTTCTCTAACAGTACTTGTCTTGGGGTCATGGGTGGGCATGGATAATGTGGGGAAAAGGAAGGCTATCAAACCTGAATTTGGATCCTCTCAATGTAGCACGTATTTCAGTATAGAAAACTGCACTGCTAGGCTGTTTTTCAGACAATGTCAACACAACCCAGATAAGATGTATGATATTTATGAGTCTTTGGATACACAGCTTCAAAATGCTGGAAACAGAAGGCAATACTAATACTCATCAGGTCTGGCACATTCTGTGTGGcaggttttaaagaaaattgtatAGTACTGTGAAAGATGAGCACTGAGTTAAGGAAGAGAACTATGGctagatatatttgaaaaggaTTCTTCTATAATGATTAAATAAATTCTAGTCTAATTGAGTCACTGCAGTTAAACAAGGGAACGCTGAGAATTTAAGACATGTTAaaaacagaatcatagaaaagCTCATACAGTTTCAGGATATTTGCTTTGTGCTACAACTACTCGCTGTTACCATTTCCCAATGCATGAACACCTCGTCCTCactcttaaaaaaacacaagcTAATAAcgaagagacaaaaaaagacagctctTTGGTCAGTGCTTTCCTCCCATGGCGTTCTGCATATGGAAGAGGATCTGAGGCTTTCAGAAAGCCCAAGACCAATACCTGAGTAGTGGAGATGATGGAAAGTGTTGAAAATCGCTGGCAGTTTTAGCTGTGCATAGTTCAACTCAACTATGTCTTCAGATTGCTAGTGAAGTCATTTTCATGAACATGAAATCTACATTCTGCTTTATAGTATACATTTTAATCAAGATAATATAAACACTGGGCCCACACTCTCTTGATGGAAATTAGCACAACCTATTTGAGGTCAGTGGTGCAAATTTCATACTGGCTGAACTTTCTGGGCCAATTCAAAACATAAGAATTAGATTATAAAATACTGCACAGAAAATTAGGAGACGCTTAGCAGGAAATGCATGATTATCTAGAAATGCTCTGTAGTGTGGAATCTCTCATTGATAAGAGCATTTGACCGTagtatgtatatgtatacatatacacatgaacatatttatatatattataaaaaaaagagagggaatttGCATAGATGTCACTAGTTGGTAGAACAGAGCAAAGTAAAATGCAAACATACCAATTAAAAAGATGGCATCTGATGCAGATTTTCCAAACTGCTGTTCCAGATATTTGGGCATGAAAGATATCATGCCATTGAAGGCACTGAACTGTAACACAGTTATGCATATGAACAACATATAAACTGGGTTGCAAAACAGAGCCTTGAGGAAGGGGATGAAATCTGGAATGAAATAATGTAATGAGTTAGTGTGGTGCTTTATGAAAAGAATCACCCGTTACTCAGTGTGGCTGAAGGGGGAAGAGGGTAACACAAATGGTCCTTAACTGGACCAGGCTGATTCTTGTGCTTTGCCGGACACGAAAGGCCAATGACTTGCTTAGCCCAGGCTACCCCACCGTGTCTCTTCCACACAAAGATaacctcacacacacacacacatacaccccaATGCATGCTGCTgcttataaaacaaaaatcacagtaaTAACCTTATTGTAAAAGTTTCCTGAAACTTTTTAGGTGTATAATTACTGAACTTTACACCTACagatttgcagcagcagctattCCTGTATCTTTCCTACTCCTTTTTCTCTCATCCCATGTCAGCAGAGCATTCACCAAAATCCCTTTCCTGCATCTGGCATGTACGAGGGGGCAGGGGTGTAAACACACCAGATGGCTGTGACAACCTGCTCACAGAAACTTGATCATGGATTTTAGTTATTGCTACTATCAGTGATGGGGCAGAAGAGGCCTGAAGATGGATGTGACCACAGTTATTCCTACTGTAATCTCGAAGTCTGGATTCACCAGTCTTCAGCCAATTAAATGTCTCAGTAATTGACACAGGTCTTTGTGTCATGCCCATTAAGTCAGGATCTGAaccataaaaaaccccacagttccTCTTTGTCTAACATTCACTATTAATTAATGTGCTGAGCTATTGTCAAGaaactctgcagaaaaacaTAAGCATCTGTAAAACAATGACCATGCTTCACTAAAGTGGTCACCACTTAGGACAGTTACATATCTCTCAGAGGTAGGCAAGTATCTTACTAGAAAAGGATCTGTATGCAAGTCTTGCAAAACTGAGTCAAATATCTGAAACACTATAAATaggctgtattattttaatatatatcatatatatttatatatatgtcaGTTTATAATCAGAGCTTTCTGAGGAAGAGATTTCTTTTGACTATAAATACTTCAATTTTTAACTTGAAATCCTTGGCAATTAAAAAGCTGTCTGAGCACGTCCTGGTCAATAGGCTCTAAGTGTCCCTGCTTGAGCAaggggttggaccaggtgacctTCAGAGGTCCattccaacctcaaccattctgtgaaatGAGAAGACTGTTAGTTCAGGATATTCAGGGACAGTGGACATTCACACCAACACAAGGAGGGGATGATGAAGAAAACGTAAGCTCTGAAGAGCCTCTGGAGTACTAGGACCCACAGCCCGAGCTAGAAACCTTTCCTCACCAGACCAGTACTTTATTCATGGATTCATTTAAGGCTACATGACAGCAGAGAAAGATGCCATGTTTATCAATGTTGCAACATCAGCTGGGATCTGAGTACTCGCTCTCAGTATAGTGAATTTGCAGGACTCATCTTGAAACACCACGGAAAGCTAGCTGGCACTtggcattttctgaaaatgaaggtCCTGTCAAGGGGCCCTGAACTGGGTATACAGAATCATGAGACTACTCTGAAGATCATAGCCTTTGACATATTTTATTCACTTACTTTTCcaactagcaaaaaaaaatgggggaaaaaatagcttCCTAAAGATATATAGATCTGAAAGACCACAGATGTGAAAGTTGCCAATGGTAACATGAATAAATGTAGGTCAAATAGATCCTTGTTCAACAGCCATGAAATGTTTATGAGACACTTAAGCGCCTGTCAATTCCCATTCATGGCTTTAAGTTGGACTTCAGAAATGCACAAGACTtatgctggttttctgttttcttcacaatGAATGTGGACTACAAGCAACTAATATCTGCAACTTGTCCACAGCACACCGACTGTAATATTCTTAACCAGATTTCAGTGTATTAATCCCCTATGTGGAAGAAAAGATCCAGATCTACATACACCTAAAATGCAGGAGTGGGGAAGAAGTGAATTCAGATCCTGGATCTATGAAATTAGCTTTCTTCCTAATTCCTAAGAAGCCATTCTAAGTCACTATGCAAATCCTCTATACTTCAGAGAGGCGAAAAACAGAGTATGCATTTCATACCTTGGACCCATCTTTACTTACAAAAATACACAGACATGGTTCACATCTTAAGGACTaaaataagaaggaaataaaatacaacgTAACTTGCCTTTAGCAATTTCATACATGGTCTGTTTGGCTTCATCTTTATCATTTTCTTGCAATGGTACTACACTTTTTTTACTCTTCTCCTCAGATTCattgctttctccttccttcacaAGTGACTTGGGCAAAAACCAAAAAGGTATTCCCGCAAGAAGATTCAGTGATGCACAAACCAAAATGCCCAGCCACCATGCTCCAACCCACCGGGCATCAGTAGCTGTTATAGTTATGTCCTctattagaaaaaagaaaaaaaaataaagaaaaaaaaaccacaagaaacaACACAttctttgctgtcattttgtgttttcctaGTCATCTCTGACGTGatatattaaaagcattttaaagattCTTAAAATGAGACTGATGAAAGAGAATAGTCTCCAGTCTTCTATTCTAATGTTGCTAATTTTCTGACAAATTTAGGTGGTTTATATTAAATTCATTCTAGTCCTTTCCTTTGTTAAGCCAGGTGACACAATTGTTCGTCAAATAATTTTGATGCAGATTCatttgtgtatgtatgcattCAATATTATCGGATATTGTACACAGATTTGccattctaaaagaaaaaaccagcaaactCATAGAATTAAGACATCTCATATTAGCAAAGAAACATCTTTTAGTGCTGATAAATACACCATCATACCTACCAATTTATAGGTaagattttatatatttattcattacCTGCATCTACTGATTCCAGATCAACAAACAGTTCTGCACAGAATGATGCCAACAAGAAACCAAGGAAGGGGCCAATTACGGTTGCTGTATGTAGACATCCTAGAGTAcgaaaaggagaaaatatacTAAATTAGAGCCTGGACACAATAATGTTCTTGGAATTGTTATATATGCTTAGGACAGCTCTACTGAACCGACATTTGCGCCTAAAAATGGCTTCATTTCAACAAGTTAATCTCTAGTTAGATTACAAATTCTacagtattattattttgataAGGCAAtaatttctgtcttctctcttcctttactGGACTGAAGGGAGTCATAATAGtcctctcttttgcttttgtttgtgtgtACTTGTCTCCAGGGGAGAGGAGTTATCACAGCAGGGTAGATTTACCCAAGTAGAAAGGTGAATTCTCTGCTTTGGCAAAATCCTCCAAATATGAAATGCCTAAAGGCATGATGGGGGTTTCACCCATTCCTCGTACTATGTTTCCAACCATCACAAATATCCACAGCAAGGACCCAGGCTCTTTTTCACATTCTGTGAATAAAATAAGAATccataattaatattttaattctaacTATTAATTAAATTCTGGAGACAAAGAATTGACCAAAAGCTTAAACTTTAGTGGATATGTCTGTCCTGTAAAACAGGGAAATAAGTAGCTGTGATACTTGAAAGGCTCCAGCACCAGAAGCTGTTGCACTTGCTGGACTAGGTTTAAATCCCTCCCCTCTCCATGCCATACCTTATCTAACCACCTGGCAGTCCAACCACTGCATAAGCTAGGCCCTTCCCTTTACTCATCTCCCCACCAAAACTGCCATTTTCATGTCAGTGAAGAGAAGACAGTCCCTGAACAACAGTGATGAAGTGATGAAAAACCATGCCTGACTAACCTGATCACCTTCTACAACAAAGTAATACTTTCTGTTGACATAGGGAGGGCAGTGGGTGTTTTTCACATggacttcagcaaagcatttgccACTGTTTCCCATAGCCTCCTCCTAGACAAATTGGCAAGACTGGATGGACAGTCTGAGAGGTGGCTGGGGAACTGGCTCACAGGCCACACTCAGAGGGTGGTGATCAGTGACTTTCAGTCAGGCTGGCAGCCTGTCACAAGTGAGGTACCCCAGGGACCGATACTGGTCCCCACACTATTAAACATCTTCGTAAATTATCTGGATGATGCAATGGAAAGCACTCTCACCAAGTTTGCTGGTGACACCAAACTGGATAGTGAGCTGGACACATTAGGAGGGAGAGCCATCCTACAgagagacctgggcaggctaGCAAGAACAGCATGACCATCTCTGTGAAATTCAGGAGTCTTTTGCAATGTTTTGGGTAGTTGTTGCATAAAGCCCATACATTGTCATTTGATTACAAGAACATTGCCATTTGGTTATAAGAGCATTGTCTGAAACAAACCAGACAACTCCCTGATTTCACAGGTGCCACCATTTGCTTAAAAGAAAGCCATGCCAGTGCGGAAGATGTGGTGGTGTTCTACCTTTGCATGGAATGAGATTTCTgagcttttcagcttctttgcCTTGATTCAGACTGCTAACTTTTGATTCACTATTGTTCATAAGCCCCCAGAAAAGCACATGGAGAGTAAATTCATCTGTGTCTAAATCACTGGCTGTATGCCAGTAACTTCAATTGGCACTCTACACAA
Encoded proteins:
- the LOC130150301 gene encoding solute carrier organic anion transporter family member 1A2-like isoform X3, translating into MKETEKPRTGNKFCCISKLKVFLLSLSLAYVGKTMSGAYMNSMYTQIEKQFNIPASLVGIINGSFEIGNLLLIAFVSYFGAKLHRPRIIALGCTVLSFGCLLISLPHFLFGRYHIESSISQWENFSVVPLCLVNQSLISLPTEEPSTECEKEPGSLLWIFVMVGNIVRGMGETPIMPLGISYLEDFAKAENSPFYLGCLHTATVIGPFLGFLLASFCAELFVDLESVDAEDITITATDARWVGAWWLGILVCASLNLLAGIPFWFLPKSLVKEGESNESEEKSKKSVVPLQENDKDEAKQTMYEIAKDFIPFLKALFCNPVYMLFICITVLQFSAFNGMISFMPKYLEQQFGKSASDAIFLIGLFMKKFKINIYQAANIAFWVSLLEYLLYFAAYWTVCDTSPVAGLTVSYEGIEQVSYAENTLLAGCNRDCDCPLKVWDPVCGNNGITYVSPCLAGCKASGGTGKSVVFENCTCVAATGLSSQNVSAILGQCDGEENCDKMLRYFLVLSLVCSFIFSLAAMPGYMVLIRSLKPEEKSFGVGIHGLASRVFAGIPSPIYFGALIDTTCLKWGSMTCGGEGACRMYDIVTYRWLYLGLPAVLRGVSYIPSALILLILKKKLKSESQILLNAPVEMQDKEQEALK
- the LOC130150301 gene encoding solute carrier organic anion transporter family member 1A2-like isoform X4, producing MKETEKPRTGNKFCCISKLKVFLLSLSLAYVGKTMSGAYMNSMYTQIEKQFNIPASLVGIINGSFEIGNLLLIAFVSYFGAKLHRPRIIALGCTVLSFGCLLISLPHFLFGRYHIESSISQWENFSVVPLCLVNQSLISLPTEEPSTGCLHTATVIGPFLGFLLASFCAELFVDLESVDAEDITITATDARWVGAWWLGILVCASLNLLAGIPFWFLPKSLVKEGESNESEEKSKKSVVPLQENDKDEAKQTMYEIAKDFIPFLKALFCNPVYMLFICITVLQFSAFNGMISFMPKYLEQQFGKSASDAIFLIGVYNLPVICVGYFFGGLFMKKFKINIYQAANIAFWVSLLEYLLYFAAYWTVCDTSPVAGLTVSYEGIEQVSYAENTLLAGCNRDCDCPLKVWDPVCGNNGITYVSPCLAGCKASGGTGKSVVFENCTCVAATGLSSQNVSAILGQCDGEENCDKMLRYFLVLSLVCSFIFSLAAMPGYMVLIRSLKPEEKSFGVGIHGLASRVFAGIPSPIYFGALIDTTCLKWGSMTCGGEGACRMYDIVTYRWLYLGLPAVLRGVSYIPSALILLILKKKLKSESQILLNAPVEMQDKEQEALK
- the LOC130150301 gene encoding solute carrier organic anion transporter family member 1A2-like isoform X2 gives rise to the protein MKETEKPRTGNKFCCISKLKVFLLSLSLAYVGKTMSGAYMNSMYTQIEKQFNIPASLVGIINGSFEIGNLLLIAFVSYFGAKLHRPRIIALGCTVLSFGCLLISLPHFLFGRYHIESSISQWENFSVVPLCLVNQSLISLPTEEPSTECEKEPGSLLWIFVMVGNIVRGMGETPIMPLGISYLEDFAKAENSPFYLGCLHTATVIGPFLGFLLASFCAELFVDLESVDAEDITITATDARWVGAWWLGILVCASLNLLAGIPFWFLPKSLVKEGESNESEEKSKKSVVPLQENDKDEAKQTMYEIAKDFIPFLKALFCNPVYMLFICITVLQFSAFNGMISFMPKYLEQQFGKSASDAIFLIGVYNLPVICVGYFFGGLFMKKFKINIYQAANIAFWVSLLEYLLYFAAYWTVCDTSPVAGLTVSYEGIEQVSYAENTLLAGCNRDCDCPLKVWDPVCGNNGITYVSPCLAGCKASGGTGKSVVFENCTCVAATGLSSQNVSAILGQCDGEENCDKMLRYFLVLSLVCSFIFSLAAMPGYMVLIRSLKPEEKSFGVGIHGLASRVFALIDTTCLKWGSMTCGGEGACRMYDIVTYRWLYLGLPAVLRGVSYIPSALILLILKKKLKSESQILLNAPVEMQDKEQEALK
- the LOC130150301 gene encoding solute carrier organic anion transporter family member 1A2-like isoform X1; translation: MKETEKPRTGNKFCCISKLKVFLLSLSLAYVGKTMSGAYMNSMYTQIEKQFNIPASLVGIINGSFEIGNLLLIAFVSYFGAKLHRPRIIALGCTVLSFGCLLISLPHFLFGRYHIESSISQWENFSVVPLCLVNQSLISLPTEEPSTECEKEPGSLLWIFVMVGNIVRGMGETPIMPLGISYLEDFAKAENSPFYLGCLHTATVIGPFLGFLLASFCAELFVDLESVDAEDITITATDARWVGAWWLGILVCASLNLLAGIPFWFLPKSLVKEGESNESEEKSKKSVVPLQENDKDEAKQTMYEIAKDFIPFLKALFCNPVYMLFICITVLQFSAFNGMISFMPKYLEQQFGKSASDAIFLIGVYNLPVICVGYFFGGLFMKKFKINIYQAANIAFWVSLLEYLLYFAAYWTVCDTSPVAGLTVSYEGIEQVSYAENTLLAGCNRDCDCPLKVWDPVCGNNGITYVSPCLAGCKASGGTGKSVVFENCTCVAATGLSSQNVSAILGQCDGEENCDKMLRYFLVLSLVCSFIFSLAAMPGYMVLIRSLKPEEKSFGVGIHGLASRVFAGIPSPIYFGALIDTTCLKWGSMTCGGEGACRMYDIVTYRWLYLGLPAVLRGVSYIPSALILLILKKKLKSESQILLNAPVEMQDKEQEALK